A DNA window from Paenibacillus sp. HWE-109 contains the following coding sequences:
- the dapD gene encoding 2,3,4,5-tetrahydropyridine-2,6-dicarboxylate N-acetyltransferase, with product MSEMNTLEIIQFIKESKKKTPVKVYVKGNLEGISFGESSQSFLSGNSGIVFGEWSEIQPILEANKAQIEDFVVESDRRNSAIPMLDLKHINARIEPGAVIRDKVHIGDNAIIMMGALINIGASVGDGTMIDMNAVLGGRAQVGKMCHIGAGAVVAGVIEPPSAQPCVIEDDVLVGANAVILEGVRIGKGSVVAAGAVVTQDVEEYTVVAGAPARVIKKVDDKTKSKTEILQDLRTL from the coding sequence ATGAGCGAAATGAATACGCTAGAAATTATCCAATTTATTAAAGAAAGCAAGAAAAAAACTCCGGTGAAAGTATATGTAAAAGGGAACCTTGAAGGCATTAGCTTCGGAGAAAGCAGCCAATCCTTCCTTTCCGGCAACAGTGGTATCGTTTTCGGTGAATGGAGCGAAATTCAGCCGATCCTGGAAGCTAACAAAGCGCAAATCGAGGATTTCGTTGTAGAATCAGATCGCCGCAACTCCGCTATCCCTATGTTGGATCTCAAGCACATCAATGCACGTATTGAGCCAGGTGCGGTTATTCGCGATAAAGTACATATCGGAGACAACGCCATTATCATGATGGGCGCGCTTATTAATATCGGTGCATCCGTTGGCGACGGTACGATGATCGACATGAACGCTGTTCTTGGCGGCAGAGCGCAAGTCGGCAAAATGTGTCACATTGGCGCAGGCGCAGTCGTTGCAGGCGTTATTGAACCTCCATCCGCACAACCTTGTGTGATTGAAGATGATGTGCTTGTTGGTGCAAATGCCGTTATTTTGGAAGGCGTACGCATTGGTAAAGGCTCTGTTGTTGCTGCGGGCGCTGTCGTTACGCAAGACGTTGAAGAGTATACCGTTGTTGCCGGAGCACCAGCACGCGTCATCAAGAAAGTAGATGACAAAACGAAATCCAAAACCGAGATTTTACAAGATCTGCGTACCCTGTAA
- the lspA gene encoding signal peptidase II, translated as MKYYFYALIVFILDQVSKWFITKRIPLGEERSVIGDFFIITSHRNRGAAFGILQDQRWFFIVITTIVVIGIIWYIRKTIREGKVLLSTALSLLLGGALGNFIDRALFGEVVDFLQFTFDFSLFGKAIYYIYPIFNLADSAIVIGVILIFLESILAWRKEKKGATHEHKSDLV; from the coding sequence GTGAAATATTATTTCTATGCGCTAATTGTATTTATCTTGGATCAAGTGTCCAAATGGTTTATTACCAAACGAATTCCGCTGGGCGAGGAACGTTCTGTCATTGGTGACTTCTTCATCATTACATCGCATCGCAACCGCGGCGCGGCATTCGGCATTTTGCAAGATCAAAGATGGTTTTTCATTGTCATTACGACGATTGTCGTTATCGGCATCATCTGGTACATTCGCAAAACGATTCGAGAAGGCAAGGTTCTGCTATCAACTGCGCTCAGTTTATTGCTGGGTGGAGCGCTTGGCAATTTCATCGACCGCGCTTTGTTCGGTGAGGTTGTGGACTTCCTTCAGTTTACATTTGATTTTAGCTTGTTTGGCAAAGCCATCTATTATATTTATCCGATTTTCAATTTAGCTGATTCAGCCATCGTGATTGGGGTTATCCTCATTTTCTTAGAATCAATCCTAGCTTGGAGAAAAGAAAAAAAAGGAGCAACACATGAACACAAATCAGACCTCGTCTGA
- a CDS encoding N-acetyldiaminopimelate deacetylase: MLSPFIELRRQLHQIPEPGFQEFKTQQLLLDELAKLPQERLTIRTWRTGILVYIKGTKPTKRFGYRADMDGLPIKEETSLPFPSQHSGYMHACGHDFHMSIGMGVVTHFVQQPMRDDLVVLFQPAEEGPGGALPMLAAEELQDWKPDQMIALHIAPEYPVGTIATRPEILFANTSELFIDLLGKGGHAAYPHQANDMIVAATQMVGQLHTIVSRNVNPLDSAVITIGKMEAGTKQNIIAEKARLEGTIRTLSADSMSKIKKRIEAVAAGVESSFECRVSIDYGSNYRQVFNDPPLTVEFMDWLRERDNVTLVECTEAMTGEDFGYFLEQIPGFMFWLGVDTPHGLHHAKLEPDEGAIDVAITTITAYLTYKSS, encoded by the coding sequence ATGCTTAGCCCTTTCATCGAACTGCGCCGCCAGCTTCACCAAATTCCGGAGCCTGGCTTTCAGGAGTTCAAAACGCAGCAATTGCTTCTGGACGAGCTTGCCAAGCTGCCTCAAGAGCGGTTGACCATTCGGACTTGGCGGACAGGCATTCTAGTATATATCAAGGGAACGAAGCCTACCAAGCGCTTTGGCTATCGCGCGGATATGGATGGACTACCGATTAAGGAAGAGACTTCTCTTCCTTTTCCTTCCCAACATTCTGGCTATATGCACGCATGCGGTCATGATTTTCACATGTCGATTGGCATGGGGGTTGTCACCCATTTCGTGCAGCAGCCTATGCGAGATGATTTAGTCGTGCTGTTTCAACCTGCGGAGGAAGGTCCTGGAGGCGCTCTGCCTATGCTCGCAGCGGAGGAGCTGCAGGATTGGAAGCCTGATCAGATGATAGCCCTTCATATCGCGCCTGAATACCCCGTGGGCACCATTGCGACACGGCCGGAAATTTTATTCGCGAATACGTCGGAGCTGTTCATTGATTTGCTAGGCAAAGGCGGACATGCTGCCTATCCGCACCAAGCCAATGATATGATTGTGGCTGCCACCCAAATGGTCGGACAACTGCACACAATCGTGTCCCGCAATGTGAATCCGCTCGATTCAGCCGTCATTACGATTGGCAAAATGGAAGCGGGAACGAAGCAGAATATCATCGCCGAAAAAGCTCGTCTCGAAGGTACGATTCGTACCCTCTCCGCGGATTCGATGAGCAAGATCAAAAAGCGGATCGAAGCCGTAGCAGCAGGTGTTGAGAGTTCATTCGAGTGCCGTGTATCAATCGATTACGGTTCCAACTATCGCCAAGTGTTCAATGATCCGCCACTGACAGTGGAATTCATGGATTGGCTGCGCGAACGTGACAATGTGACGCTTGTGGAATGCACGGAGGCGATGACCGGCGAGGATTTCGGCTATTTCCTTGAGCAAATTCCAGGCTTCATGTTCTGGTTAGGTGTTGATACCCCACATGGGCTGCATCACGCCAAGCTTGAGCCGGATGAAGGCGCCATTGATGTGGCGATAACGACCATAACCGCTTATCTGACTTATAAATCCAGCTAA
- a CDS encoding RluA family pseudouridine synthase: protein MNTNQTSSEAAVNEIVEWTVEKEYAKERIDKFITEAWEEEVSRTLIQQWVKDGHVKVNGKAIKPNYKLSEQDVISLQVPEPQGVELGAEDIPLNVVYEDADLIVINKQRGLVVHPAPGHYSGTLVNALMYHCKDLSGINGELRPGIVHRIDKDTSGLIMSAKNDKAHASLAEQLKAHTVNRKYIALVHGHLQHDQGTIDAPIGRDSHDRKMYTVTEKNSKTAVTHFVVLERFGDFTLVELKLETGRTHQIRVHMKFIGHPLVGDPMYGKSKGMLMNGQALHAAVLGFKHPRSGEWLQFEAPIPADMDELLQTIRTT from the coding sequence ATGAACACAAATCAGACCTCGTCTGAGGCTGCAGTGAATGAGATCGTAGAATGGACAGTTGAAAAAGAGTATGCCAAAGAACGTATTGATAAATTCATTACAGAAGCTTGGGAAGAAGAGGTGTCCCGCACCTTGATCCAGCAATGGGTCAAAGACGGGCACGTGAAAGTCAACGGCAAAGCGATTAAACCCAATTATAAGCTTTCTGAGCAGGATGTTATTTCACTTCAAGTGCCAGAACCTCAAGGTGTTGAGCTGGGGGCAGAGGATATTCCGCTGAACGTTGTGTATGAGGATGCTGATCTTATTGTGATCAATAAGCAGCGTGGACTGGTTGTGCATCCGGCACCTGGGCACTACTCAGGTACGCTTGTTAATGCCCTGATGTATCATTGCAAGGATTTATCCGGCATTAACGGAGAACTACGTCCTGGTATCGTCCATAGGATCGATAAAGATACGTCTGGACTTATCATGTCCGCTAAAAATGACAAAGCACACGCCAGTTTGGCTGAGCAGTTAAAGGCGCATACCGTGAATCGCAAATATATCGCATTGGTGCATGGGCATTTGCAGCATGATCAAGGAACGATCGATGCTCCGATCGGCCGTGATTCGCATGATCGTAAAATGTATACCGTGACTGAGAAAAACAGCAAGACAGCTGTCACGCATTTCGTTGTTCTTGAACGTTTCGGTGATTTCACTTTAGTGGAATTGAAGCTGGAGACAGGAAGAACACATCAAATTCGTGTGCATATGAAATTTATCGGACATCCGCTGGTTGGCGATCCTATGTACGGGAAGAGCAAGGGGATGCTAATGAATGGACAAGCGCTCCATGCCGCTGTGCTGGGCTTTAAACACCCGCGTTCAGGGGAGTGGCTGCAATTTGAAGCGCCAATACCGGCTGACATGGATGAGCTGCTGCAAACGATACGAACAACCTAG
- a CDS encoding ABC transporter ATP-binding protein codes for MSEKPKDQPSSPPAANPAHFGRGGMGAMGRPVQKAKDFKGTLRRLASFMKPFRLPIGLVVIASVLSTMFSIISPKLMGNATTTLYEGSMAKLKGVAGAHIDFDAILRIVLILAALYVLSAVLTYIQQWIMVGVTQKIVFNLREAISDKLSRVPLSFFDARSHGDTMSRATNDVDTISSTMQQSLTQLITSIVTLLGIIIMMLTISPLLTLATIVTLPLSIMGTKMIASRSQKYFKGQQQTLGQLNGHVEEMYTGHTIVKAFGREKKSVEQFNEINDRLYHSGWKAQFISGMIFPLMSFIGNIGYVLVSVIGGIMVTNGAIKIGDILAFIQYSGQFGMPITQVANIANVIQSTIAAAERIFELLDEPEEVAENNHVQKVSNVRGHVQFDQVAFSYKADTPLIENMNIHVEPGQTVAIVGPTGAGKTTIVNLLMRFYELNSGTISIDGINSREMSRSHLRGLFGMVLQDTWLFNGTIRENIAYGRDGATEEDIVQAARAAYADHFIRTLPDGYSTILNEEASNLSHGQKQLLTIARAILADPTILILDEATSSVDTRTEVSIQRAMNNLMANRTSFVIAHRLSTIRDADLILVMNQGTVIEQGTHEELLEQQGFYADLYKSQFAQKAIS; via the coding sequence ATGAGTGAGAAACCAAAAGATCAACCCTCTTCCCCTCCGGCAGCCAACCCTGCTCATTTCGGTCGTGGCGGAATGGGTGCGATGGGCCGGCCTGTGCAGAAGGCCAAAGATTTCAAAGGGACACTACGGCGGCTCGCCAGCTTTATGAAGCCCTTTCGGCTGCCGATCGGCCTTGTAGTTATCGCTTCCGTGCTCAGCACGATGTTCAGCATTATTAGTCCTAAACTGATGGGCAACGCAACAACTACGCTTTATGAAGGCTCCATGGCCAAGTTAAAAGGTGTCGCCGGAGCTCATATCGACTTCGATGCGATCCTTCGCATCGTGCTCATTCTCGCAGCGCTCTATGTGTTAAGCGCAGTTCTCACCTATATTCAGCAGTGGATTATGGTCGGCGTGACCCAGAAAATTGTTTTTAATCTGCGTGAAGCGATTAGCGACAAGCTGTCTCGGGTACCTCTCTCCTTCTTTGATGCACGCAGCCACGGAGACACAATGAGTCGTGCCACCAATGATGTGGACACCATCAGTTCAACGATGCAGCAAAGCTTAACGCAACTAATTACGTCAATCGTAACTCTGCTTGGGATCATCATTATGATGTTAACCATAAGCCCATTGCTGACGTTAGCTACAATTGTCACGTTGCCTTTGAGCATTATGGGAACGAAGATGATCGCCTCCCGATCACAAAAGTATTTCAAAGGGCAGCAACAAACGCTAGGCCAACTCAACGGTCATGTAGAAGAGATGTACACCGGACATACCATTGTCAAAGCTTTTGGCCGTGAGAAGAAATCGGTGGAGCAATTCAATGAAATCAACGACCGCCTGTATCATTCGGGCTGGAAAGCGCAGTTCATCTCCGGCATGATTTTTCCCCTGATGTCATTTATCGGAAATATCGGCTATGTGCTGGTCAGTGTAATCGGTGGCATCATGGTGACCAATGGCGCCATTAAAATTGGTGATATCTTAGCCTTCATCCAGTATTCCGGCCAATTCGGGATGCCCATCACCCAAGTCGCCAATATTGCCAATGTGATTCAATCTACGATTGCCGCGGCAGAGCGTATTTTCGAATTATTGGATGAGCCTGAGGAAGTGGCAGAGAACAATCATGTCCAAAAGGTTTCAAATGTTCGCGGACACGTTCAGTTCGACCAGGTTGCCTTTTCTTACAAAGCGGATACACCGCTTATCGAAAATATGAACATCCATGTTGAGCCTGGTCAAACTGTCGCGATTGTCGGACCAACCGGAGCAGGCAAGACGACCATCGTCAATCTGCTTATGCGTTTCTATGAATTGAATAGTGGCACTATTTCCATTGACGGGATCAATTCACGCGAGATGTCTCGCAGCCATTTACGCGGACTTTTCGGCATGGTACTTCAGGACACCTGGTTATTCAACGGTACGATACGTGAAAATATTGCTTACGGGCGCGATGGTGCGACCGAGGAGGACATTGTTCAAGCAGCTCGCGCCGCTTATGCCGATCATTTCATCCGTACCTTGCCGGACGGCTACAGCACAATCCTTAATGAGGAAGCGTCCAATCTATCGCATGGTCAAAAACAATTGCTCACCATCGCCCGCGCGATTCTCGCCGATCCAACCATTCTGATTCTCGACGAAGCGACCAGCAGCGTGGATACCAGAACGGAAGTGTCCATCCAAAGAGCGATGAACAATCTTATGGCCAATCGCACCAGTTTCGTAATCGCTCACCGCCTCTCCACCATCCGCGATGCCGATCTCATCCTTGTGATGAATCAAGGGACCGTCATCGAACAAGGAACACACGAAGAGTTGTTGGAGCAACAAGGCTTCTATGCCGATCTCTATAAAAGCCAATTCGCACAAAAAGCTATTTCTTAA
- the ileS gene encoding isoleucine--tRNA ligase, with protein MDYGKTLNLLQTEFPMRGNLPQAEPKMQEHWEAEDIYAKVQESRKGRTKFILHDGPPYANGDIHIGHALNKVLKDIIVRFKTLQGFDAPYVPGWDTHGLPIEQVITNSGKVDRKKMTIPEFREYCKEYALQSVEKQKSQFKRLGIRGDWNNPYITLQPDYEANQIRVFGKMVQKGYIYKGLKPVYWSPSSESALAEAEIEYKEKTSTSIYVAFPVKDGKGKLPQDAAIVIWTTTAWTLPANLGISLHPEFEYAVIQTGGKKYVLAQGLLASAAKEIGWSEYEILSTVKGSELEYVTCQHPFYDRESLVMVGEHVTLEAGTGCVHTAPGHGEDDFVIGQRYNIGVLCPVDDQGHFTAEAPGYEGVFYEKGGKQIIEKLQESGLLLKATDIQHQYAHDWRTKKPVIYRATEQWFASIDKFRQEMLDEIKQVKWTPEWGEVRLHNMIADRGDWCISRQRAWGVPIPIFYCRSCNEPLVNEQTIEHVAQLFEREGSNAWFIKEEKDLLPPGIHCAKCGHGEFRKETDIMDVWFDSGSSHMAVLEARPELQWPADLYLEGSDQYRGWFNSSLITGVATKEKSPYKGILSHGFTLDGEGRKMSKSIGNTIDPNAVCGKLGADILRLWVSSVDYQSDHRISDNILNQTTEVYRKIRNTMRFLLGNLSQFDPAADRVAPENLSELDRYALIRLNRMIEKVVKAYEAYEFHVVYQTIHHFCAVEMSSFYLDIIKDRLYANAAHDPARKASQTVLYAAVIAITKLISPILPHTADEVWKYIPGVELSSVQLAELPEVDTSLFNEQLENKWNSFLSIRDEVLKALEEARKEKVIGNSLGAAVHLYPNEATSSLLAELGQLDQLFIVSAVVVHPAGTDVPEGTYQAKDAAIAIAVAEGEKCERCWIVTPEVGQSKEHPSLCKRCSDVVSEHE; from the coding sequence ATGGATTATGGCAAAACGTTAAATCTATTACAAACCGAGTTTCCTATGCGGGGCAACCTGCCTCAGGCGGAACCGAAAATGCAGGAGCACTGGGAAGCTGAAGATATTTATGCCAAAGTGCAGGAAAGCCGCAAGGGCAGAACTAAATTTATTTTGCATGATGGGCCTCCGTACGCTAATGGTGATATTCATATCGGACATGCGCTTAACAAAGTTTTGAAGGATATTATCGTTCGTTTCAAAACGCTGCAAGGTTTCGACGCGCCTTATGTACCAGGTTGGGATACACATGGGCTGCCAATTGAACAAGTAATCACAAACAGCGGGAAAGTCGACCGCAAGAAAATGACGATCCCCGAATTCCGTGAATATTGCAAAGAATACGCGCTGCAGTCCGTTGAAAAGCAAAAAAGCCAGTTCAAGCGATTGGGGATCCGCGGAGACTGGAACAATCCCTACATCACCCTGCAACCGGACTATGAAGCGAATCAAATTCGCGTTTTTGGCAAAATGGTACAAAAGGGCTACATTTACAAAGGATTGAAACCTGTTTACTGGTCTCCTTCTTCCGAAAGTGCGCTCGCTGAAGCGGAGATCGAATACAAGGAGAAAACTTCCACCTCCATTTATGTAGCTTTCCCAGTCAAAGACGGCAAAGGCAAGCTGCCGCAAGATGCAGCAATTGTTATCTGGACGACAACAGCTTGGACACTCCCTGCCAATTTGGGAATTTCGCTGCATCCGGAGTTTGAGTATGCGGTTATCCAAACCGGTGGCAAGAAATATGTGCTTGCCCAAGGATTGCTGGCCTCTGCTGCCAAAGAAATAGGCTGGAGCGAATATGAAATCTTATCCACGGTGAAGGGCAGCGAACTGGAATATGTAACTTGCCAACATCCGTTCTACGATCGTGAATCGTTAGTTATGGTTGGTGAGCACGTTACACTTGAAGCCGGTACAGGCTGTGTTCATACAGCTCCTGGACATGGGGAAGATGACTTTGTGATTGGCCAGCGTTACAATATTGGGGTTCTGTGCCCGGTTGATGATCAAGGACACTTCACAGCGGAAGCGCCTGGCTATGAAGGCGTGTTCTATGAAAAAGGCGGCAAGCAAATTATCGAGAAGCTGCAAGAATCGGGGCTTTTACTGAAAGCGACGGATATTCAGCATCAGTATGCCCATGATTGGCGCACCAAAAAGCCGGTTATCTATCGTGCAACGGAACAATGGTTTGCTTCTATTGATAAATTCAGACAAGAGATGCTGGATGAAATCAAGCAAGTGAAGTGGACGCCAGAGTGGGGCGAAGTTCGCCTGCACAATATGATTGCAGACCGCGGAGACTGGTGTATTTCAAGACAGCGCGCATGGGGAGTGCCAATCCCGATCTTCTACTGCCGCAGCTGCAACGAACCTCTGGTGAATGAGCAAACGATTGAACATGTTGCTCAGCTTTTCGAGAGAGAGGGCTCGAATGCCTGGTTTATCAAGGAGGAGAAGGACCTGCTTCCTCCGGGTATCCACTGTGCCAAATGTGGACATGGCGAGTTCCGCAAGGAAACGGACATCATGGATGTATGGTTCGATTCCGGTTCCAGTCATATGGCTGTGCTGGAAGCGCGCCCTGAATTGCAATGGCCTGCCGATTTGTACTTGGAAGGCTCTGACCAGTATCGTGGCTGGTTCAACTCATCTCTCATCACTGGCGTTGCGACCAAAGAGAAATCGCCTTACAAAGGGATTCTCAGCCACGGTTTCACCCTTGATGGCGAAGGCCGCAAGATGTCCAAGTCCATCGGGAATACGATTGATCCGAATGCCGTCTGCGGGAAGTTGGGCGCTGATATCTTGCGTCTATGGGTATCTTCCGTCGACTATCAATCCGATCACCGGATTTCGGATAACATTTTGAATCAAACGACGGAAGTATACCGTAAAATCCGAAATACGATGCGTTTCTTGTTGGGGAACTTGAGTCAGTTTGATCCTGCAGCAGATCGTGTGGCGCCAGAGAATTTGTCTGAGCTGGATCGCTATGCTTTGATTCGTTTGAACCGGATGATTGAGAAAGTCGTAAAGGCTTATGAAGCGTATGAATTCCATGTCGTTTATCAAACGATTCATCACTTCTGCGCGGTTGAGATGAGCTCGTTCTACTTAGATATCATCAAAGATCGTTTGTATGCGAATGCTGCGCATGATCCTGCGCGTAAAGCATCCCAAACCGTGTTGTATGCCGCTGTGATCGCGATCACCAAGCTAATTTCACCGATTCTTCCGCATACGGCAGATGAAGTGTGGAAGTACATCCCGGGTGTTGAACTAAGCAGCGTGCAGCTTGCGGAGCTGCCTGAAGTGGATACTAGTTTATTCAATGAGCAGTTGGAGAATAAGTGGAACAGCTTCTTAAGTATCCGCGATGAAGTGTTGAAAGCATTAGAAGAAGCGCGCAAAGAGAAAGTGATCGGAAATTCGCTTGGAGCGGCTGTTCACTTATATCCGAACGAAGCAACATCCAGCTTGCTGGCTGAGCTTGGCCAGTTGGATCAGTTGTTCATCGTATCGGCAGTTGTCGTTCATCCAGCCGGCACAGATGTGCCTGAGGGTACTTACCAAGCGAAGGATGCCGCTATTGCGATTGCCGTTGCTGAGGGCGAGAAGTGCGAGCGCTGCTGGATAGTGACCCCGGAGGTTGGGCAAAGTAAAGAACATCCGTCCTTATGTAAAAGATGTAGTGACGTCGTGAGCGAACACGAGTAA
- a CDS encoding aminotransferase A yields MEHLINPLVREIQISGIRKISNLVSTIPGALTLTIGQPDFPTPRHIIEAGQRALDQNKTVYTQNPGLLELREAVANFVHVKYGQTYRPADEIIVTAGASQAVDITLRTILTPGAEVIIPAPIYPGYEPLIRLAGGIPVYVDTRDNGLKLTADLLEPYLTDKTRCVILCYPSNPTGQVLSEKELADLAQLLADRELFILSDEIYSELVYGQQHHSISTLGKLREKTIVINGLSKSHAMTGWRIGFTLAPAYLTEHMTKVHQYNVTCASSVSQYAALEALTVGVDDALPMRSAYEARRDYVYDRLVAMGIELEKPDGAFYLFPSIAKFGLSSMDFTMKLLQDEHVAVVPGDAFTSFGEGFIRISYAYSQEVLEESLNRLERFVGKLR; encoded by the coding sequence ATGGAGCATTTAATCAATCCTTTAGTAAGAGAGATTCAAATTTCAGGTATTCGCAAAATTTCTAATTTAGTCAGCACGATACCGGGTGCATTGACCTTAACGATCGGACAGCCGGATTTTCCGACGCCGCGGCACATCATTGAAGCGGGTCAGCGGGCTTTGGATCAAAATAAAACGGTCTACACACAGAATCCCGGCCTTCTGGAATTGCGAGAGGCTGTGGCCAATTTCGTTCATGTGAAATATGGACAAACCTATCGTCCTGCGGATGAAATTATTGTTACCGCAGGTGCAAGTCAAGCGGTGGACATTACGCTTAGGACAATTCTGACACCGGGTGCAGAAGTCATTATTCCAGCTCCGATTTATCCAGGCTATGAACCATTAATTCGCTTAGCTGGCGGGATTCCGGTGTATGTGGATACCCGCGACAACGGCTTGAAATTAACAGCCGATTTGTTGGAACCCTATTTAACGGACAAAACGCGATGTGTCATTCTTTGTTATCCGTCCAATCCGACGGGGCAAGTGCTATCGGAGAAAGAGTTGGCTGATCTTGCGCAGCTTCTGGCAGACCGCGAGCTATTCATTTTATCGGATGAAATTTATAGTGAGCTTGTTTATGGGCAGCAGCATCATTCCATATCAACACTCGGCAAGCTGCGCGAGAAAACAATTGTGATTAATGGATTATCCAAATCGCATGCGATGACAGGCTGGCGCATTGGCTTCACCTTAGCGCCTGCCTACCTCACAGAGCATATGACGAAGGTTCACCAGTATAATGTGACCTGCGCGAGCTCTGTGAGCCAGTATGCGGCACTGGAAGCCTTGACCGTTGGCGTGGACGATGCACTCCCGATGCGCAGCGCCTATGAAGCACGAAGAGATTATGTCTATGATCGACTGGTAGCCATGGGCATAGAATTAGAAAAGCCGGATGGAGCTTTTTACTTATTCCCTTCCATCGCAAAGTTCGGACTCAGTTCCATGGATTTTACGATGAAGCTGCTTCAGGACGAGCATGTGGCTGTCGTGCCGGGAGATGCGTTTACCTCTTTCGGAGAAGGCTTTATTCGGATATCTTACGCTTATTCCCAAGAAGTGCTTGAAGAGTCGCTGAATCGGTTGGAACGATTTGTCGGCAAGTTAAGATAA
- a CDS encoding molecular chaperone DnaK, whose product MSHLTEEQLKQLYLQLLEEKLDLEKHFATNDHFGLANSFSDSTGELSMYDNHPGDIASEIYEREKDISLNEHAEMHLEQVNEALARMESGDYGICVFSKQPIPFERLEAIPTTLYSLEHVPDPDQSFRRPVEEQVLFPPFGRTSFDERNDETEFDGEDAWQIVESWGTSNTPAFGENANVEDYNEMYIEADEHEGYVESFESFIATDLYGEHVTIVRSKAYRDYIHSGEGDPFLEPEQLTDADDEQR is encoded by the coding sequence ATGAGCCATTTAACCGAAGAGCAACTTAAACAATTATATTTGCAATTATTGGAGGAAAAGCTTGATCTTGAGAAACATTTCGCCACAAATGATCATTTTGGCTTAGCCAATTCGTTCTCAGACAGTACAGGCGAACTATCCATGTATGACAATCATCCGGGTGATATTGCTTCCGAAATCTACGAACGCGAGAAAGATATCTCGCTGAATGAACATGCCGAAATGCATTTGGAGCAAGTGAATGAAGCTTTGGCTCGCATGGAAAGCGGTGATTACGGGATATGTGTATTTAGCAAACAACCGATCCCTTTTGAACGTCTTGAAGCCATTCCGACGACACTTTACAGCTTGGAACATGTGCCTGATCCTGATCAATCTTTCAGAAGACCCGTTGAGGAACAAGTGCTCTTCCCGCCTTTTGGCCGAACTAGCTTCGATGAACGCAACGATGAAACTGAATTTGATGGCGAAGACGCTTGGCAAATTGTTGAAAGCTGGGGGACATCCAATACCCCTGCCTTCGGTGAAAATGCCAACGTGGAAGACTACAATGAAATGTACATTGAAGCTGACGAACACGAAGGATACGTGGAATCGTTCGAAAGTTTCATAGCCACAGATTTATACGGTGAACATGTAACAATCGTGCGAAGCAAGGCATACCGCGATTATATTCATAGCGGTGAAGGCGATCCTTTTCTGGAGCCAGAACAACTCACCGACGCAGATGACGAACAGCGATAG
- a CDS encoding DivIVA domain-containing protein: MPLTPLDIHNKEFSRSFRGYDEDQVNEFLDQVIKDYEALIRENKDLQNQTVTLQERLDHFTNIEDSLSKTIIVAQEAADEVRSNAKKEAQLILKEAEKNADRIINESLTRSRKVALEIEELKKQASIYRTRFRTLLEAQLELLNTEGWQSMQFETKDE, from the coding sequence ATGCCATTAACACCGTTAGACATACATAATAAAGAATTTTCCCGCTCGTTTCGCGGTTATGATGAAGATCAGGTCAATGAATTCCTTGATCAAGTCATTAAAGATTACGAAGCGTTGATTCGCGAGAATAAAGACTTGCAGAATCAAACGGTGACGCTTCAAGAGCGGTTGGATCATTTTACGAATATTGAGGATTCGCTTAGCAAAACGATCATCGTAGCGCAAGAAGCAGCGGATGAAGTAAGAAGCAATGCGAAAAAAGAAGCTCAGCTGATTTTGAAAGAAGCCGAGAAGAACGCGGACCGGATTATTAATGAATCTTTGACACGTTCCCGGAAGGTAGCTTTAGAGATTGAAGAATTGAAGAAACAGGCGTCGATCTACCGAACACGATTCCGGACGCTGCTTGAAGCCCAACTGGAACTGCTTAATACAGAAGGTTGGCAAAGCATGCAGTTTGAGACCAAAGACGAGTAG